The Chitinophaga lutea genome contains the following window.
TCCTCAATAGATAAGATTTGCCGTAGACACTTTGTAGACGCTCCGTCACTACCACGTAGTAGCTCTGTAGGCGCCCAAAAAAACGAAACGCGGTGGCCGGCCCATAGCTTTGCTTCACATTCCTTATCACACAAAACCGTTTCGTATGACAAACAAAACCATGGCCATCGTTGCCTACATTACCCTGATCGGATGGCTGATTGTTTATTTCAAGCACAAAGACATGCCGGAAAAAAGCCCGCTCGTGAGCTACCACCTGGGCCAGTCGCTCGGCATCATGATCCTGGGCCTGGCCCTGAGCATCGTCACCGGCGTCGTGGTGGCTGTTGCGCCCCCGCTGAGCTTCCTGATGTCTATCGCCGGCCTTCTTCCATTGATATTGCTCATTTTCGGCATCATTGCCGCCAATAACGAAAGCTGCAGCCCCGTGCCCGGTGTGGGTCGGCTGTTTGAGAACCGTTTCAGCTTTCTCAACTAAGCGCTTTCGTTTTTTAACCCACCAAACCCAGACCCGATGAAAAGTGGATACATGCTCTTGTGCTGCGCATGGCTCTTCACCATCGCTCCTGCCTGCGCCCTGGCGCAGCAAGGCGATGTGGAGATCACCCTCGTGCTGAAAAAAACCGGCAGTACCGACAGTAGCCGGTACAACGTGCAGGGATACTCGTTCCAAACCGACGGGCCTACGTCCGGCGCCTACCGCGCCGGTATCCGGCAGAATCTCTCCATCGAACTGGCAGACATCATGGACGAGCAGCTCCTGCAATGGACCGGCAAAAGCGCCATTGCCCTCGACGGCCGGCTCGTGGCAAAAAATATCCGCACGGGCCGCATCGTAGCGGAAGCCGTTTTCCGGAAAGCCCACCTGCAGGAAGCGACGGAAGTGTTCTATGCAGGCGAAGACGGACAGGCGGAACACAAAGCCTCCATCGTCATCAGCCCGGGCACCCTGGAACTGAATCGTGTACCGGTAAAAATGCATCCATGAAACGACACCTCTTACCCATACTGGCAACCTTCCTCGGTTCCGGCGCCTTTGCACAAAAAACGGGGATTACCATTCAGCTGGCACTGAGCGATCCGGCCAGCGGACAACAAGCCACTTATACGTCCAACTCGCTGATCTATTCCATGAACCGTCTTTACCCGGACAGCATCCCTTCGGCAAGCCGCATAGGGGAAATGCTTGTACAAACGAATGTGGTGCTTGGTAATAATCCGCTGGCGCTGGAATGGGTCTGTAATCCAGGGCGCGCAATGAACATTACTGCAGAAATTAAATCAAGCGCAACCGGCAAACTGCTGCGCCGGCTGGTGTTTTACGGTGTAAGCCTTTACCAGGGCACACAAATCACCAGCACTTACGGTGAGATCAATGACGTGCTGAACATCAGCTTCCACGCCAGCCCGCGGACCACCGCCAGTGGTGTGCCGCTCGAAGTAATGCTGCCTCAAAGGTAAAGCCGCTGAACCGGAACCGGATTACCGGGCATTCAAAGCAACTGCCGGCAACCGTCGCTCCGGCTGACATCAATGCCGTTATTAAATCTGTGATGTTGAGGAGATAGTAAAAACGGGGACCATGCAAAATGAAGAGGCCGCGATGTGCGGCCTCTCTTCTTTTTACTGCAGACGATGTATTTTATTTTTCCGGCACAAACAGCACGGCATCCGCTACCACGGTTCCGTCGGCGCCTTCGGTGGTGATTTCCACGTAACCCTTCCGGCCTTTTTCGAGGCGCACCGTCCCGAGGTCTACCCACTCACCGGACGTTTGTCCTTCCACCCGCACCGATGCCGCGGTGTACTTCGTTGGCGTGGTGGTTTTTCCATCGGGGGAAAGGTTGATTTTAGTAACAGTAGTGAGACCGGCATGTTTCGGTACATATGTGTAAACGCGGTAAACGCCATTGCTCACCACCTCCGGCGTAAAGCGGATGCTGCCGCCGTTTCTGGAAGCGATATGTACCGACGGGCCGTAGGCGCCTCTTTTTTCTTTCGTCCACTCACCCGAGATCTCCACGTTACCGGCGTCGTCGTTGTCCACGAGAATTTCCGCGGTGGCATTGGTGGCCAGCGGCCTGCGGCGAAGCTCCTCCTGCAATGCGGGCACGTCAATGTCCTGCACGGCCTGTTTTTTGTCGATCGCCATGGCAGCTGCGGTGGCGGCTGATTGCGCCAGCACCATAAACACAGGCTCCATGCGGATGGAGCCGTAGGCGATGTGGGTAGCCGACAAACAAACCGGTACCAGCACATTGCTACATTCCTCCGCTTTGGGAATGATGGAACGGTACGCAATCGGGTACGGACCGAAACCGCCCACCTGTACGTCACCTTCATTTTTGACCATGCCATTATGTACGATGCGCTGGGTGTTGTGGGAATCCATGGTATAAGCAGCCATGCCTACACCGTCTTTCACCACTTCGCGGCCTTCGCAGTTGGCCTGCGTCATCACGTAAGCGCCGGTCATACGGCGGGCTTCGCGCACGTACATCTGTGGCGACCAATAGCCGGATTCCCTGTATTCATCTTTGGGATAGCCCCATTTCAGCATGTCGGCGCGCAGGGTGGCGGGCATGCGCGGGTCGTGGCCGATGAAATACAGCAGGCCCTTATTATACAGTTCATGTTCTTTGATGATTTTTTCGCGGGTGGCGTAATCCGCTTCGGGGTAGTCGTAGTTCATGCCGATCATATCGGTGGAAAAAGCGCCGTTATTGTTTATGTCTGTTTTGTTGTTCGGCATGCGGTCGAATTTCAGGATGCCGTTGAGGCTGCCGGGTTTTATTTTTTCCACCACCCTTGCCAGCAGTTCATATCGGGCCGGATCATATCCTTCCGGTTGCGTGATGGGCACCATGTTGGCAGGCTGGTTGGTGAGGCATATCCTGAAATTATACGCCTGCACTTTTTTATCGCCTGTACCCTGCGGTTCCAGCGGAGCGGGACTGATGCCCCATACCAGCCCGCTTTCCGGTTTGCCGGGCACTTTATAGGGATCGATGCTGTCGGGGAACTGGTGTTTATCACGAAGCTGCACCCCATTGTAGGTTTCGCCGTATTGTGCATTCGCCTCACGGCCCACCGTGTAAGAGATGCCCGCCTTCGCCATCAGGTCGCCTTCATAGGAACAGTCGATGAACATTTTAGCCCTGATTACGCTGTGCCTGGCCGTTCCTCCGGCGGAAGGCTCCAGCTGAATTTCCGTCACGCGGCCGTTTTCTTTTTTCGCGGCAGTGATGCGGTGCTGGTAGAGCACTGCTACATCCGCTTCCCTGATATACTGGTGAAAGGTCCGTTCCGCTACACCGGGCTCGAATATCCACTGTTCGAACTTGCCATAATGTTTGCCGATGCGCCGGTAATAATCGCGGGAAAGCCCGGTAATGGCGTATTTGTTCCCTATATCGGTATAACCCAAGCCCCCGGACGTAAGGCCACCCAGTCTTTTGCCGGGCTCGATCAGCAACACGGTCTTGTTCATTTTTTTGGCGGTATACGCGGCTATCACGCCTGCCGAAGAGCCGCCGTACACACATATGTCTACCTGCTTCACCGCCTGCGCGAGCACCGCCAGCGGCAGCACGAACAGGCAGAGCAGTAATCCTGATCTTTTATTCATTATTATCGGGTTTGTTTGAAAAAG
Protein-coding sequences here:
- a CDS encoding DUF4870 domain-containing protein, which encodes MTNKTMAIVAYITLIGWLIVYFKHKDMPEKSPLVSYHLGQSLGIMILGLALSIVTGVVVAVAPPLSFLMSIAGLLPLILLIFGIIAANNESCSPVPGVGRLFENRFSFLN
- a CDS encoding FAD-dependent oxidoreductase, which translates into the protein MNKRSGLLLCLFVLPLAVLAQAVKQVDICVYGGSSAGVIAAYTAKKMNKTVLLIEPGKRLGGLTSGGLGYTDIGNKYAITGLSRDYYRRIGKHYGKFEQWIFEPGVAERTFHQYIREADVAVLYQHRITAAKKENGRVTEIQLEPSAGGTARHSVIRAKMFIDCSYEGDLMAKAGISYTVGREANAQYGETYNGVQLRDKHQFPDSIDPYKVPGKPESGLVWGISPAPLEPQGTGDKKVQAYNFRICLTNQPANMVPITQPEGYDPARYELLARVVEKIKPGSLNGILKFDRMPNNKTDINNNGAFSTDMIGMNYDYPEADYATREKIIKEHELYNKGLLYFIGHDPRMPATLRADMLKWGYPKDEYRESGYWSPQMYVREARRMTGAYVMTQANCEGREVVKDGVGMAAYTMDSHNTQRIVHNGMVKNEGDVQVGGFGPYPIAYRSIIPKAEECSNVLVPVCLSATHIAYGSIRMEPVFMVLAQSAATAAAMAIDKKQAVQDIDVPALQEELRRRPLATNATAEILVDNDDAGNVEISGEWTKEKRGAYGPSVHIASRNGGSIRFTPEVVSNGVYRVYTYVPKHAGLTTVTKINLSPDGKTTTPTKYTAASVRVEGQTSGEWVDLGTVRLEKGRKGYVEITTEGADGTVVADAVLFVPEK